A portion of the Acidobacteriaceae bacterium genome contains these proteins:
- the ftcD gene encoding glutamate formimidoyltransferase, giving the protein MTDGQNQIVECVPNFSEGVDRDKVIAIVRSMRIDGVHLLDWSMDEDHNRSVVTIAGAPEAVVEAAIRGAGKAAELIDLTTQTGVHPRIGAADVIPFVPVSGLSLVQCAMLARQAGMGIWRRFGVPVYFYEAAASRPDRVNLEDVRRGQFEGLAADVHRDTTRRPDVGGPELHATAGASALGARKFLIAYNIYLDREGEAADVGLARAIAKEVRMSSGGPFGIKAMGVVVNSRAQVSMNITDFQRTPVSKVHAAVKEIAEQHGATIGDGELIGLLPEEAFETDAEWVRQIPQFDPSEKVLERRLEHPLDWP; this is encoded by the coding sequence ATGACCGATGGCCAGAATCAGATTGTTGAGTGTGTTCCGAACTTTTCCGAAGGGGTAGACCGCGACAAGGTCATCGCCATCGTGCGTTCCATGCGCATAGATGGCGTGCACCTGCTCGACTGGTCCATGGATGAGGATCACAACCGCTCGGTGGTAACGATTGCTGGTGCCCCGGAGGCGGTCGTGGAGGCTGCTATTCGCGGTGCTGGGAAAGCCGCTGAACTTATTGATTTGACGACGCAAACCGGCGTGCATCCACGCATTGGCGCAGCCGATGTCATTCCGTTTGTACCTGTCTCCGGCCTTTCGCTGGTTCAGTGCGCGATGCTGGCACGGCAGGCGGGCATGGGGATCTGGCGACGCTTCGGCGTTCCCGTCTACTTTTACGAGGCCGCCGCGTCACGTCCTGACCGGGTAAACCTCGAAGATGTTCGCCGTGGACAGTTCGAAGGTCTTGCCGCAGATGTTCATCGCGATACGACTCGCCGTCCTGACGTCGGCGGTCCTGAGCTTCATGCAACGGCAGGAGCCTCTGCTCTTGGAGCTCGTAAATTCTTGATTGCTTACAATATTTACCTCGATCGTGAAGGGGAGGCGGCTGACGTAGGGCTGGCCCGAGCCATCGCCAAAGAGGTTCGGATGTCGTCTGGCGGACCATTCGGTATCAAGGCTATGGGGGTGGTGGTGAACTCACGCGCCCAGGTGAGCATGAATATCACCGACTTCCAGCGCACGCCGGTTAGCAAGGTCCACGCGGCGGTCAAGGAGATTGCCGAACAGCATGGCGCAACCATCGGCGACGGGGAATTGATTGGCCTGTTGCCGGAAGAAGCCTTTGAAACGGATGCCGAGTGGGTTCGTCAAATACCTCAGTTCGACCCTTCTGAAAAGGTGCTCGAGCGACGGCTGGAGCATCCGCTCGACTGGCCGTGA
- a CDS encoding zf-HC2 domain-containing protein, giving the protein MNCTEFLAKLTDFFDDTIDPSLMAEVKEHLCTCHHCEVVVDTTRHTIDFYRSHEQYELPNPVADKLRSAIMDRCKAIGKPKPELNFNAGLAEPVAKSTKS; this is encoded by the coding sequence GTGAACTGCACTGAATTTTTAGCGAAACTAACCGACTTCTTTGACGACACCATTGACCCGTCCCTCATGGCTGAAGTGAAGGAGCACCTCTGTACGTGCCATCATTGCGAAGTGGTCGTCGACACTACGCGCCACACCATCGACTTCTACCGCTCACACGAGCAGTATGAACTGCCGAACCCTGTTGCTGACAAGCTGCGCAGCGCCATTATGGATCGCTGCAAAGCGATCGGCAAGCCAAAGCCAGAGCTGAATTTCAATGCAGGCCTTGCTGAGCCGGTGGCAAAGAGCACGAAGAGCTAG
- a CDS encoding sigma-70 family RNA polymerase sigma factor, with protein sequence MAAGVVHWQVTVMAAHPTALPDDLPEIPLDAAPSAPTGGPLSPDKDIELVERAKAGDTEAFEVLVRQYERQIFRTAQHITQNREDAEDITQDVFFKAFQKIDQFQGNSKFSTWLVRIAVNESLMRLRKRKTSKTVSMDQEVETDEGSIPRDFAEWRPNPEQNFSQSEMAEILRKTIAGLPPGFRTVFTLRDIENLSTEETAEALGLSVPAVKSRLLRARLQLRERLSRYFRQTKEGSK encoded by the coding sequence TTGGCCGCAGGTGTCGTACACTGGCAAGTGACTGTTATGGCCGCACACCCTACTGCACTGCCGGATGATTTGCCAGAAATTCCACTCGACGCAGCTCCTTCTGCGCCGACAGGTGGCCCTTTGTCCCCGGATAAAGACATTGAGCTCGTAGAACGAGCCAAAGCCGGTGACACCGAAGCGTTTGAGGTTCTTGTGCGTCAGTATGAGCGCCAGATCTTCCGCACGGCTCAGCACATTACCCAGAACCGCGAAGATGCTGAAGACATCACTCAGGACGTCTTTTTCAAAGCGTTTCAGAAGATCGACCAGTTCCAGGGAAATTCCAAGTTTTCGACGTGGCTGGTCAGGATTGCGGTCAACGAGAGCCTGATGCGCCTTCGCAAGCGCAAGACCTCCAAGACGGTCTCGATGGACCAGGAGGTCGAAACCGACGAGGGCTCAATCCCTCGCGATTTCGCGGAATGGCGCCCAAATCCGGAACAAAACTTCTCGCAATCCGAGATGGCGGAGATCCTCCGCAAAACAATTGCAGGTTTGCCCCCAGGATTTCGAACCGTTTTCACGTTACGGGACATCGAAAACTTGTCGACCGAGGAAACCGCCGAGGCGTTAGGATTGAGCGTCCCCGCGGTGAAGTCCCGACTGTTGCGCGCGCGTCTGCAGTTACGCGAACGCCTCAGCCGTTACTTCCGGCAGACTAAAGAGGGCTCCAAGTGA
- a CDS encoding transglycosylase SLT domain-containing protein, whose product MAQQLTLTRSAAAYGGVRSYAASHSGEAAAAAELALGHAAQLDHNYAEAQSEYARAAASGKSLDDYADYLGAQAAIQAGHAPDAIKLLTNFAQRHPASLFVPNSPVLLASAYLAGGDAGNAIRVLQGLQGTFAANKVDYRAMLARAYQASGNQTEAAKLFRGIYLGDPLSPEAANAKTQLDAMNAPLSSAERKQHADAMFNAKQYTAAATEYRALKKNDNSLSQADRDALEIYAAVCDLKLHRLSRGDVANLPVTGDDSAALKLYLQSELARNENDFVGHDTIVAQLEAQYPHSRWFEEALYSGGNMYLVKGDMANASANYERLVDRFPHSTYAPNSHWHAAWLSYRLHRYPEAARLMEEQIARYPAGSEIPGALYWRARLYEDVEHNFGQAANFYRALDASYVNSYYAMLGRQRLNVISARAGETAASPVLSNLRPVANLHLTADLPENDPHLIKARLLANAALNEYIRPELQLGDPENEWSALAEAQIYQSFGENTRALQAMKRAKIPFFSLPVSAVPMEYWKIVFPRPYWPQLSEDAQENGLDPFLVAALIRQESEFNPGAVSRANAYGLMQLIPSTAKSLAKRKGMRHFQTSQLLDPSVNLSLGTLDLRNSIAKYGGQVEYALASYNAGDTPIRRWIAGGDYKDIPEWVESIPYTETREYVQAIIRNRELYRAIYSPR is encoded by the coding sequence ATGGCGCAGCAACTTACCCTGACGCGTTCTGCCGCAGCCTACGGCGGCGTCAGGTCCTACGCGGCCTCGCACTCTGGCGAAGCTGCGGCCGCAGCGGAACTCGCGCTTGGCCACGCTGCCCAACTGGACCACAACTACGCAGAAGCACAGAGTGAATATGCTCGCGCTGCCGCGTCAGGTAAGTCGCTGGACGATTACGCCGACTACCTCGGTGCGCAGGCTGCAATCCAGGCGGGCCATGCTCCTGACGCCATAAAGCTGCTGACGAACTTTGCTCAGCGGCATCCCGCCAGCCTCTTCGTGCCAAACTCCCCTGTGCTGCTTGCCAGTGCCTATCTGGCGGGTGGGGATGCGGGCAACGCCATTCGCGTGTTGCAGGGTCTGCAGGGCACCTTCGCAGCGAACAAGGTGGATTATCGAGCGATGCTGGCCCGGGCGTATCAGGCGAGCGGGAATCAGACGGAGGCGGCAAAACTCTTTCGCGGAATCTATCTGGGGGATCCTCTATCGCCCGAGGCGGCAAACGCCAAGACGCAGCTTGACGCCATGAACGCTCCGCTATCGTCTGCGGAACGCAAACAGCACGCCGATGCCATGTTCAACGCTAAGCAGTACACGGCTGCAGCCACGGAGTACCGTGCGTTGAAGAAGAACGACAATAGCCTCTCGCAGGCCGATCGCGACGCGCTGGAGATCTATGCCGCCGTCTGCGATCTAAAGCTTCACCGGCTTTCTCGTGGAGACGTTGCCAACCTGCCTGTGACAGGCGACGACTCTGCGGCTCTTAAGCTCTACCTGCAGTCGGAGCTCGCTCGCAACGAAAATGACTTTGTCGGGCACGATACGATCGTGGCGCAGTTGGAGGCCCAGTACCCGCACAGTCGCTGGTTTGAGGAAGCGTTGTACTCGGGCGGCAACATGTACCTGGTGAAGGGAGACATGGCCAACGCCTCGGCAAATTACGAGCGCCTGGTCGATCGTTTCCCCCACTCCACCTATGCGCCGAACTCGCACTGGCATGCTGCCTGGCTGAGCTATCGTTTGCATCGTTATCCGGAAGCCGCAAGGTTGATGGAAGAGCAGATCGCACGTTATCCGGCGGGCAGTGAGATTCCCGGAGCACTCTACTGGCGAGCTCGTCTCTATGAAGACGTGGAGCATAACTTCGGGCAGGCCGCGAACTTCTACCGTGCTTTGGATGCTTCGTACGTCAACAGCTACTATGCGATGCTTGGCCGGCAGCGATTGAATGTCATCTCGGCACGGGCCGGGGAGACGGCCGCTTCGCCGGTCCTAAGCAATCTCCGCCCGGTGGCGAACCTTCACCTGACCGCAGACCTGCCGGAGAACGATCCACACCTGATCAAGGCACGCCTGCTGGCAAACGCGGCGCTCAACGAGTACATTCGCCCTGAATTGCAATTAGGGGATCCGGAGAATGAGTGGTCGGCTCTGGCCGAGGCTCAAATCTACCAAAGCTTTGGCGAGAATACCCGAGCTCTCCAGGCCATGAAGCGCGCGAAGATTCCATTCTTCTCGCTACCGGTCAGCGCCGTTCCAATGGAGTATTGGAAGATCGTCTTCCCCCGGCCATATTGGCCTCAGCTCTCGGAAGACGCGCAGGAAAATGGTCTCGACCCATTTCTGGTCGCAGCGCTGATTCGTCAGGAGTCAGAGTTCAATCCCGGAGCTGTTAGCCGTGCAAACGCTTATGGGTTGATGCAACTTATTCCGTCCACTGCCAAATCGCTGGCAAAACGAAAAGGCATGCGCCATTTTCAGACGTCACAGTTGCTCGATCCTTCGGTGAACTTGTCGTTGGGAACTCTGGATTTGCGTAACTCGATCGCAAAGTATGGCGGTCAGGTTGAGTATGCGTTAGCCAGTTACAACGCGGGTGATACGCCGATACGCCGCTGGATAGCTGGCGGTGATTACAAAGATATTCCTGAGTGGGTAGAGTCTATTCCGTACACCGAAACACGGGAGTACGTTCAGGCAATTATTCGTAATCGTGAGTTGTATCGCGCCATCTATTCGCCGCGCTAA
- a CDS encoding M48 family peptidase, with the protein MPDLEIKFRRFTSLNTTIRLRDGHLHVRLSDLLIDAPETVLTAIAHILLAKLYRKPISATASDRYRRYTQSEAVSRQSEHIRQTRGRKRISTPKGHLWDLEEVFEAVNRRFFHGLLGRPTLTWSAHVARRMLGHYDAAHNTIVVSRVFDRPGTPRYAIEYLLYHEMLHLKHPVRVRAGRRCVHSREFQAEERLFPELELARNFLKQL; encoded by the coding sequence ATGCCTGACCTCGAGATAAAGTTCCGCCGCTTCACAAGTCTGAACACAACGATTCGTCTTCGTGATGGGCATCTGCATGTGCGGCTGTCGGACCTCTTGATCGATGCGCCGGAAACGGTGCTGACCGCTATTGCACACATCCTGCTGGCGAAGCTCTACCGCAAGCCGATCTCAGCCACCGCCTCAGACAGATATAGACGCTACACGCAGTCGGAAGCCGTTTCCCGGCAGTCAGAGCACATTCGGCAGACGCGCGGACGCAAGCGCATCTCGACGCCCAAGGGACACCTCTGGGACCTCGAAGAAGTCTTTGAAGCAGTCAACCGCCGCTTCTTCCACGGCCTTCTGGGGCGTCCGACACTGACCTGGAGTGCTCACGTGGCGCGCCGCATGCTCGGCCACTATGACGCAGCACACAACACAATCGTCGTGAGCCGCGTTTTCGACCGCCCGGGAACACCGCGATACGCCATAGAGTACCTGCTGTATCACGAGATGCTTCACCTCAAGCATCCGGTACGAGTACGTGCCGGGCGAAGGTGTGTCCACTCCCGAGAGTTCCAGGCCGAGGAACGCCTGTTCCCCGAATTGGAGCTCGCCAGAAATTTCTTAAAACAGCTTTAG
- a CDS encoding tetratricopeptide repeat protein, translated as MAQMDANGNTAVASDELLHAIQLDGETPADTLLSAELAERSNALPQAEQAYLKVLSSDPDNVEARVGLGHVFKAENKLADAEAVLQKGLDKHPEDLQLTMQLATVLVAEQKTEQAIPLLEKLRAAAPQGVDLAALTDMLAHIYSANGNMEAAEKLYRQALLKTPDDPRELDALGSLLIREAKFAEAEDLLRRAANQRAAFNDDSAWGDSAGHLAFAASRNGHPQMVLQALAARASVLAETPGTLFLSATAYDSLHQYKDAVKQYKAFLAIAADKFPTEEFQARHRLIALERQK; from the coding sequence ATGGCGCAGATGGATGCGAATGGCAACACGGCTGTGGCCAGCGACGAGTTGCTGCATGCGATCCAGCTTGACGGAGAAACGCCCGCCGATACCCTGCTCAGCGCCGAACTCGCTGAACGTAGCAATGCCTTACCGCAAGCAGAGCAGGCTTACCTGAAAGTCCTCAGCAGTGATCCTGACAACGTTGAGGCACGTGTTGGCCTGGGTCATGTCTTCAAAGCGGAAAACAAGCTTGCGGATGCCGAAGCCGTCCTGCAGAAAGGGCTCGACAAGCATCCCGAGGACCTTCAGCTAACGATGCAGCTCGCGACGGTGCTGGTCGCAGAGCAGAAGACCGAACAGGCAATTCCTTTGCTTGAAAAGCTTCGCGCGGCGGCGCCCCAGGGCGTCGACCTGGCAGCGCTTACGGACATGCTTGCCCACATATACTCCGCAAATGGAAACATGGAGGCCGCGGAGAAACTTTACCGGCAAGCTCTGCTTAAGACGCCAGATGATCCTCGCGAACTCGATGCACTCGGGTCGCTTCTGATCCGTGAAGCTAAATTTGCCGAAGCCGAAGATTTGCTTCGACGTGCTGCGAACCAACGCGCGGCCTTCAACGACGATAGCGCCTGGGGCGATTCAGCAGGCCATCTTGCCTTTGCCGCCTCCCGCAATGGACATCCGCAAATGGTCTTGCAAGCGCTTGCAGCGCGCGCATCGGTTTTGGCGGAGACGCCAGGAACGCTCTTTCTCTCAGCCACGGCATACGATTCGCTTCATCAGTACAAGGATGCCGTCAAGCAGTACAAGGCCTTTTTAGCCATCGCTGCAGACAAGTTTCCGACAGAAGAGTTTCAGGCACGCCATCGACTGATTGCGCTGGAACGACAGAAGTAA